A DNA window from Malus domestica chromosome 12, GDT2T_hap1 contains the following coding sequences:
- the LOC103450965 gene encoding kinesin-like protein KIN-1 isoform X1, which yields MASMTICARFRPLSSKERRDHGDAVCIQHVDSETFSFKDEKDEEFTFSFDKVFYEKSEQAQVYEFLASPIVRDAVDAINGTIVTYGQTGAGKTYSMEGPSILVRDEQKRGLLPRVVEGLFDCIKSSGRTMKHSIKLSMVEIYMERVRDLFDLAKDNIQIKESKSQGILLNGVTEISVSSPAEALQSLSNGIANRAVGETQMNVSSSRSHCIYIFTVQQEVKKDERSKAGKLILVDLAGSEKVEKTGAEGKVLEEAKTINKSLSALGNVINALTCGSSGKANHIPFRDSKLTRILQDSLGGNSRTALLCCCSPSPSNALESLSTLRFGMRAKHIKMSPRLKGNEDKSAKRNGPPSPTKDESCERILGMLRERFDAEDVKLLEELFTLSGILFDPSSPEEVDSALADVTSQTITLLQQAVEDLASTVEEVRATWYREWRVNSLVYFLQYEFCCAGFMPLQLKRENKALKNELAAAKRLDAQSEAAGDTSIVLHKPSGIISSVVSRVRSLSSIKLLK from the exons ATGGCGAGTATGACAATATGTGCTCGATTCCGGCCTTTGAGCTCCAAAGAGAGAAGAGATCACGGCGATGCAGTCTGCATTCAACACGTAGACTCCGAAACTTTCAGTTTCAAG GATGAGAAGGATGAAGAATTCACATTTAGCTTTGATAAGGTGTTCTACGAGAAATCTGAGCAGGCACAAGTGTATGAATTTCTAGCTTCGCCTATTGTGCGAG ATGCTGTTGATGCAATCAATGGGACGATCGTTACTTATGGACAG ACTGGAGCGGGGAAGACATATAGCATGGAG GGGCCTAGCATACTGGTACGTGACGAGCAGAAGAGAGGATTACTTCCAAGAGTTGTTGAGGGTCTGTTTGATTGCATTAAATCTTCTGGAAGAACAATGAAGCACTCAATCAAATTGTCAATG GTAGAGATCTACATGGAAAGAGTAAG GGACCTTTTTGATTTAGCAAAAGACAACATACAGATTAAGGAGAGTAAATCGCAGGGGATATTGTTAAATGGAGTAACAGAG ATCTCTGTGTCGAGTCCTGCAGAAGCATTGCAAAGCCTATCT AATGGCATAGCTAACAGAGCTGTGGGAGAGACCC AAATGAATGTGTCCAGCAGCAGAAGCCACTGCATATACATATTCAcagttcagcaagaagtaaagaAAGATGAGAG GTCGAAAGCTGGAAAGTTAATTCTTGTAGACTTGGCTGGATCTGAGAAAGTAGAGAAAACTGGAGCTGAGGGAAAAGTTCTTGAAGAAGCTAAGACCATCAACAAGTCTCTCTCAGCCCTTGGAAATGTGATAAATGCTCTGACATGCGGGTCATCGGGCAAAGCAAACCACATTCCCTTCCGCGATTCCAAGCTCACTCGGATTTTACAAGATTCACTG GGAGGTAACTCGCGTACTGCATTGTTGTGTTGTTGCTCTCCAAGTCCTTCTAATGCATTGGAGAGTCTGTCCACTCTTCGCTTTGGGATGAG GGCAAAGCATATAAAGATGTCACCGCGTCTCAAGGGTAACGAAGATAAATCTGCTAAAAGGAACGGACCTCCCTCCCCAACTAAAGACGAGTCATGCGAGAGAATTCTTGGGATG TTGAGGGAGAGATTTGATGCCGAAGATGTGAAGTTACTTGAGGAGTTGTTCACATTGAGCGGAATTCTCTTTGATCCTTCTTCGCCTGAAGAGGTAGACTCAGCATTGGCGGATGTTACTTCACAGACGATTACCTTACTGCAGCAAGCAGTGGAAGATCTTGCATCCACTGTTGAGGAGGTACGTGCTACTTGGTACCGAGAATGGCGTGTAAACAGCCTTGTCTACTTTCTTCAATATGAATTTTGTTGTGCCGGTTTTATGCCGTTGCAGCTTAAGAGAGAGAATAAGGCACTGAAGAACGAATTAGCAGCTGCTAAAAGATTGGATGCACAAAGCGAAGCGGCTGGAGATACTTCAATTGTTCTGCATAAACCTTCAGGAATTATCAGTTCCGTTGTGTCACGGGTCAGGTCACTCTCTTCTATCAAGTTGTTGAAATGA
- the LOC103450965 gene encoding kinesin-like protein KIN-1 isoform X2, translated as MASMTICARFRPLSSKERRDHGDAVCIQHVDSETFSFKDEKDEEFTFSFDKVFYEKSEQAQVYEFLASPIVRDAVDAINGTIVTYGQTGAGKTYSMEGPSILVRDEQKRGLLPRVVEGLFDCIKSSGRTMKHSIKLSMVEIYMERVRDLFDLAKDNIQIKESKSQGILLNGVTEISVSSPAEALQSLSNGIANRAVGETQMNVSSSRSHCIYIFTVQQEVKKDERSKAGKLILVDLAGSEKVEKTGAEGKVLEEAKTINKSLSALGNVINALTCGSSGKANHIPFRDSKLTRILQDSLGGNSRTALLCCCSPSPSNALESLSTLRFGMRAKHIKMSPRLKGNEDKSAKRNGPPSPTKDESCERILGMLRERFDAEDVKLLEELFTLSGILFDPSSPEEVDSALADVTSQTITLLQQAVEDLASTVEELKRENKALKNELAAAKRLDAQSEAAGDTSIVLHKPSGIISSVVSRVRSLSSIKLLK; from the exons ATGGCGAGTATGACAATATGTGCTCGATTCCGGCCTTTGAGCTCCAAAGAGAGAAGAGATCACGGCGATGCAGTCTGCATTCAACACGTAGACTCCGAAACTTTCAGTTTCAAG GATGAGAAGGATGAAGAATTCACATTTAGCTTTGATAAGGTGTTCTACGAGAAATCTGAGCAGGCACAAGTGTATGAATTTCTAGCTTCGCCTATTGTGCGAG ATGCTGTTGATGCAATCAATGGGACGATCGTTACTTATGGACAG ACTGGAGCGGGGAAGACATATAGCATGGAG GGGCCTAGCATACTGGTACGTGACGAGCAGAAGAGAGGATTACTTCCAAGAGTTGTTGAGGGTCTGTTTGATTGCATTAAATCTTCTGGAAGAACAATGAAGCACTCAATCAAATTGTCAATG GTAGAGATCTACATGGAAAGAGTAAG GGACCTTTTTGATTTAGCAAAAGACAACATACAGATTAAGGAGAGTAAATCGCAGGGGATATTGTTAAATGGAGTAACAGAG ATCTCTGTGTCGAGTCCTGCAGAAGCATTGCAAAGCCTATCT AATGGCATAGCTAACAGAGCTGTGGGAGAGACCC AAATGAATGTGTCCAGCAGCAGAAGCCACTGCATATACATATTCAcagttcagcaagaagtaaagaAAGATGAGAG GTCGAAAGCTGGAAAGTTAATTCTTGTAGACTTGGCTGGATCTGAGAAAGTAGAGAAAACTGGAGCTGAGGGAAAAGTTCTTGAAGAAGCTAAGACCATCAACAAGTCTCTCTCAGCCCTTGGAAATGTGATAAATGCTCTGACATGCGGGTCATCGGGCAAAGCAAACCACATTCCCTTCCGCGATTCCAAGCTCACTCGGATTTTACAAGATTCACTG GGAGGTAACTCGCGTACTGCATTGTTGTGTTGTTGCTCTCCAAGTCCTTCTAATGCATTGGAGAGTCTGTCCACTCTTCGCTTTGGGATGAG GGCAAAGCATATAAAGATGTCACCGCGTCTCAAGGGTAACGAAGATAAATCTGCTAAAAGGAACGGACCTCCCTCCCCAACTAAAGACGAGTCATGCGAGAGAATTCTTGGGATG TTGAGGGAGAGATTTGATGCCGAAGATGTGAAGTTACTTGAGGAGTTGTTCACATTGAGCGGAATTCTCTTTGATCCTTCTTCGCCTGAAGAGGTAGACTCAGCATTGGCGGATGTTACTTCACAGACGATTACCTTACTGCAGCAAGCAGTGGAAGATCTTGCATCCACTGTTGAGGAG CTTAAGAGAGAGAATAAGGCACTGAAGAACGAATTAGCAGCTGCTAAAAGATTGGATGCACAAAGCGAAGCGGCTGGAGATACTTCAATTGTTCTGCATAAACCTTCAGGAATTATCAGTTCCGTTGTGTCACGGGTCAGGTCACTCTCTTCTATCAAGTTGTTGAAATGA